A segment of the Corynebacterium liangguodongii genome:
GAGGGGGCAGTGAGTGCCGCCTATGAACGCGCCGGCCTCCCGCGCAACGCCGGGGGCGAGGACCAGCTGCTGAGCGCGCTCGTCGGGGAGGTGGAGGTCGAGCTGTACGTCGCGCGGGCGTCGCTCAGCAGCATGCTGGGCGCGCTCGACGACCCCTCGGCCGACGCGAACGAAGTCGCGGAGGACGTCACCGCGGCGAAGCTCGCGATCCAGGATGCGGCGCTGCGCACGGTGCAGAGGCTGTTTGAGGTGACCGGGACCGCGGGTGCCGCGGGGCAGGATCCCTTGGATAGGTGGTGGCGCGACCTGCGCACCCACACGCTGCACGATAAGCGCCGCGTCAAGCTGGGCCTGTTGGGAAGGCGGGTAGTAACGGGGGAGCGGATCCCGCGCAACGAGAAGCTGGGCGGGTAGGTCCGCGGTAGGGTAGGCGCTCGTTGTCTACACTTTTGTCATGGCAACCACCGAAGTCGAGATCTCCCTGCCCGATGGGTCCACCAGTACTGTCCTGCTCTACCCCGCCCAGCAGCAGGAGCACCCGTTAGTGGTGATCTGGCCCGGGTTCGGGATGGGCGCGCACTATTACCGGCCTATTGCTCAGTGGTTGGCGGACCGCGGTTATCCCACCGCGATTGGGGAGCTTCGCGGGCAGGGCTCGAGTACGGCCGTTGCCACGCGGGCGCACACCTGGAGTTACCACACCATGGCCAGTGAGGACTACCCTTTGACCATCTCGGCGGCGAAGGAAGCCTTCGGCCTGGGTCGGGATTACCCGGTGGTCCTGCTTTCGCACTCGATGGGTGGGCAAATTGGCACGCTATTTCTCTCCAGCCCTGCCGCCCGGGCCCTCAACGTGCGCGGCCTGATGGGCGTGGGCGCCGGCAGCCCTTATTGGAAGGCGTTCGACGGCAAGACGCGGCGCACGCTGCGAGTGGGGGCGACCCTGATGGACGCGGTGTCGCGGGTGATGGGCTATTGGCCCGCGGGCCCTCTCGATATTGCCAATTACGGGCGCCAGGCGCGGGCGCACGTCGCCGAGTGGGCGAGGCTTTCGCGCACCAACTCGGTGGCCCACATCGCGGGGGAAGATTACGTGGAGGCCCTGCTGAGGGTGACGGTGCCGGTGCTCTATACCCGCTTTAACAATGACGACGATTGCACGCTCGCCTCGGCGGATGCGCTGGCGATGCACGTTCCTTCTGCGCACCCTAGGGTCGAGCAGCTCGAGGGCGGGCTCGGGCACAACCGGTGGGCGCGGGAGCCGGAGGTCGTGGGCCGCCGGCTGATCCGGTTTGTGGAAGAAGAGCTCGGCGCCTAAATCGCGTGGCGCTCGAGGATGTCCCCGAGCTCGGGGAGGACCGGCGCGAGGATTTTCTCGGCTTTGCCGCGCAGGCTGGAGTACACCCCGCGCGCGGGTCCGGGTGCGCGCTCGGCGAACTTGTCGCCTAGGGCGAGGACGCTAGAGACGACCTCGCTCTGGCGGGAGGCAAGGTAGTTGCCGAAACCTGCGGAGTTCTGGGGGTCGTAGTCGTTCCAATAGGGGCTCAGCGTTTTCACGATCTCGGGCAGAGCGCTGTCGATTCCCTTGGACACTGCCTCCGGGTTGGCCTTGGTGGCGGCCCCGAGGGCGGACTTCAGCGCCATTCCGGTGAGCCCGGACTGGGATTCGATGGTGCGGCGGGCGAGGTCGGTGAGGTCGTTGACGGCGAGGGGGCGTACGGTCTCGCCCAGCAGGGTGGAAAGTTCGCTCATTGCCCCGAGCATACAGGCGCCTAGGGAGGGAAGAGGACGGCTTGGGTCGGCCCGCGGCGCCTATTGCGCTTGGCCCGCCGCCTGATCTTGGCGCCGGCGGAGGTGTGGTAGCCGTGGGTTTCGTTCGTGCGCGGCGGCGACCCGTCGGCGGGGTGGTGCTCGACGCGCCCGGTGTCTGGGTTGATGTCAACAAAGCCCTTGTTGCCGGCCCCGTCGCGGGCGTCGTTGTTGCAGCGGTGGTGCTGCCTGCACAGCCCGACGAGGTTGTCGATGTCGGTGCGGCCCCCGTCTTTCCACGCGAGCACGTGGTGCGCCTCGAGCTCCATTGCGGCCTTGTCGCACCCGGCCCACGCGCAGACGCCTTGGGCGGCGAGCAGCGCGAGCTTTTGGTGCACGCTGGCGAGCCGGGTCGCTCCGAGTGAGAGCGGAAGCCCGGTCACGTCGTCGAGTTGGAGGATGAAGTCGGTCTTGCCGAGGCCGAGGCGGAGGATGTCGAGGGCGCTGAGGTCCGTTCCCGTGTTGGTGGGGAAGGCCTCCCCTGCCTCGGACCCGAGCAGGTCCTCGAGGGTGAGCGATAACACGATCGAGCACACGCCGTGGGAGCGCTTGGCTTTCTCCGCGTCATAGGCCCGGGCGATGGCCATGAGCTGGTCGAATCCGCGCTGGGCGCGGGTGCGGGTGTCGGCCGAAGGATCAACCCCGGTGTTCGTGCCGGGGGCGTAGCCAGGCTGGATGAGCGCCTTGAACAGGGAGAGCTCGGCCTTCGGGCCGGTCACCACCATGCGGGCCAGGCCGTCGGAGTCAGGGTGGCCGAAGGTGACGCCGCGCTTTTTCCAGGCGGCGAGGGGGTCTTTCTTGTCGTCGTAGTCGCGTCCGGCCCGGTTGGCCCGGGCCACCTGGTCACGCAGCCAGGCGCGCAGGTCTTCGGGGGTGCGTGATGTGGCCTCCTTGAGCGCGAGGCTGTGCAGCGCGTCGAACCCGGGGTTGGAGTGTTCGTTGAGGTCGCGCAGGCATTGCGCGATGATCTTTTGTTTCTCGGCGTTCACGCGGGCGGCTTCCTTCCGGGCCTCGGCGCGGGCCTTGCGGGCTTCCGCTTTGCGACGCTCCTCCTCCTGCTCCCGCCGCGCCTGCGCCTCCGGATCCTCCGCCGGCTCGTCGGGTTGTGGCGGCACCTCGGGCTCGCCGAAGAGGCGTTTGCCGCGCATAATGCGATCCATCGCCTCGGCGCGGGAGAACCCGAGGACGTCGACGAAGTATTGGATCGCGTGGTGTGCCCCGACCACGGAGCCTGCCCCGTCGCGCTCGGCGAGGTAGGCGAAGGAGGCGTCGATGAACCCGAACTTCTCTAGCGCGGCGTAGAGCCGTTCCATCTCGCCGCGCACTGCGTGGAACGTCAGCGACTCCGGGGTGGAGAAGGCCTCCGACAGCGCGTGGGTGGCGTTGGCGATGTCATCGACAAGGTGGGCTAGTTGGGTGGTCATGGGCACCTCCTTTCCTGGTGTGATGCATACACACTAGAACGCCCATGCGACACGCCCGAACACCAATTCGAACACATATTCGCCAAACGAAAACCCCGCCCGGGGGGCGGGGTCGGTGGTTGCAGCTCTTCCGCCACAGCAACCTCACATATCAGAAGCAACTGCAGCCACAACAGCAACAAAAATAACACGCGCAACAACGGCGCGCTACTCCACCCACTCCACGTACACCCGCCGCGCCACCTCGCCGAACGCGCGGTTGCCCCCGTTGAGCGGCTCCAGCGCCACAATCGCCTCCGCCAGGGCCTCGCCGGCTGCCGTGGCGGAATCGAACACCGGCACCCCATGCACCCGTGCCCCGGGCACAGCGGCCGCTGCGCACAACGCGGAAAAGGACCGCACGCGCGCGCCCCTGGGCGCGCAGAACTCGTCCGCGATCGCGAGGAGCTGCTCCGGGCTAAGCGCCCTCATTGCCCCGCGCCTGCCTGATCCGGGCCTCGGTGGCGGCATACGCGCTCACGTGCTTGCGGGCCAGGGCGGTGATTGCGGCGTCGTCAAGCAGGCGCGATGCCGCGGTGACCACAGCGCGCCGCGCCGCCTCCTGCTTCGAGCAGCCCCACGCGGAGGCGAGCAGCACGAGCGCGTGGTCCTCGTCAGCGGTCAACCGCAGCGTCATAGCCATACCAAAGTGATACCGCATGCCCCCGCAACAACGCCACAGCGGCGGGTAGGATCCCATGAGTAACCGAAAAGAAAGGCACCCCATGAGTGATGACACTCTCACCGGTGATGGCTTCGATCGCATCCAGCCGATCGACATCAACGACGAGATGCAGACGAGCTATATCGACTACGCGATGAGCGTCATCGTCGGCCGCGCCCTGCCGGACGTGCGCGACGGCATGAAGCCCGTGCACCGCCGCATCATCTACGCCATGTACGACAACGGCTACCGCCCCGAGCGCTCGTACGTGAAGTCCGCCAAGCCTGTCGCGGACACGATGGGTAACTACCACCCGCACGGCGACTCCGCGATCTACGACACCCTCGTGCGCATGGCCCAGCCCTGGTCGATGCGCTACCCGCTTGTGGACGGCCAGGGCAACTTCGGCTCGCCCGGCAACGACGGCCCCGCGGCGATGCGCTACACGGAGTGCAAGCTCTCGCCGTTGGCGATGGAGATGGTGCGCGACATCCGCGAAAACGCCGTGGACTTCTCGCCGAACTACGACGGCAAGACGAAGGAACCGGACGTCTTGCCCTCCCGCGTGCCCAACCTGCTGATGAACGGCTCCGGCGGCATCGCCGTCGGCATGGCCACCAACATCCCGCCGCACAACCTGCGCGAGCTGGCCGAGGCCATCTACTGGATCCTGAAAAACCCAGAGGCGGACGATAAGTCCACTCTTGAGGCGGTCATGGAGCGCGTCAAGGGCCCCGATTTCCCCACCTCCGGCCTCATTGTCGGTGACTCGGGGATCAAGGATGCCTACACCACCGGCCGCGGCTCGATCCGCATGCGCGGGGTCACAGAGATCGAGGAGGTCGGCTCACGCCAGGCCATCGTGATCACGGAGCTGCCGTACCAGGTCAACCCGGATAACTTCATCGCCAGCGTCGCCGACAACATCGCGAACGGCAAGCTGCCGGGCGCCTCGCGTATCGACGACGAATCCTCCGACCGCGTCGGCATGAGAATCGTCGTCTCCCTCAAGCGCGACGCCGTGGCACGCGTGGTGCTCAACAACCTCTACAAGCACTCGCAGCTGGAGACGAATTTTTCCGCGAACATGCTCTCGATCGTCGACGGCGTGCCGCGTACCCTGCGCCTCGACCAGATGCTGCGCTACTACGTCACGCACCAGGTCGAGGTCATCGTCCGGCGCACCCGCTACCGCCTCGACGAGGCCGAGAAGCGCGCCCACATCCTGCGCGGC
Coding sequences within it:
- a CDS encoding alpha/beta fold hydrolase, yielding MATTEVEISLPDGSTSTVLLYPAQQQEHPLVVIWPGFGMGAHYYRPIAQWLADRGYPTAIGELRGQGSSTAVATRAHTWSYHTMASEDYPLTISAAKEAFGLGRDYPVVLLSHSMGGQIGTLFLSSPAARALNVRGLMGVGAGSPYWKAFDGKTRRTLRVGATLMDAVSRVMGYWPAGPLDIANYGRQARAHVAEWARLSRTNSVAHIAGEDYVEALLRVTVPVLYTRFNNDDDCTLASADALAMHVPSAHPRVEQLEGGLGHNRWAREPEVVGRRLIRFVEEELGA
- a CDS encoding DUF6918 family protein, producing MSELSTLLGETVRPLAVNDLTDLARRTIESQSGLTGMALKSALGAATKANPEAVSKGIDSALPEIVKTLSPYWNDYDPQNSAGFGNYLASRQSEVVSSVLALGDKFAERAPGPARGVYSSLRGKAEKILAPVLPELGDILERHAI
- a CDS encoding HNH endonuclease signature motif containing protein — its product is MTTQLAHLVDDIANATHALSEAFSTPESLTFHAVRGEMERLYAALEKFGFIDASFAYLAERDGAGSVVGAHHAIQYFVDVLGFSRAEAMDRIMRGKRLFGEPEVPPQPDEPAEDPEAQARREQEEERRKAEARKARAEARKEAARVNAEKQKIIAQCLRDLNEHSNPGFDALHSLALKEATSRTPEDLRAWLRDQVARANRAGRDYDDKKDPLAAWKKRGVTFGHPDSDGLARMVVTGPKAELSLFKALIQPGYAPGTNTGVDPSADTRTRAQRGFDQLMAIARAYDAEKAKRSHGVCSIVLSLTLEDLLGSEAGEAFPTNTGTDLSALDILRLGLGKTDFILQLDDVTGLPLSLGATRLASVHQKLALLAAQGVCAWAGCDKAAMELEAHHVLAWKDGGRTDIDNLVGLCRQHHRCNNDARDGAGNKGFVDINPDTGRVEHHPADGSPPRTNETHGYHTSAGAKIRRRAKRNRRRGPTQAVLFPP
- a CDS encoding TetR family transcriptional regulator; translated protein: MRALSPEQLLAIADEFCAPRGARVRSFSALCAAAAVPGARVHGVPVFDSATAAGEALAEAIVALEPLNGGNRAFGEVARRVYVEWVE
- a CDS encoding CopG family transcriptional regulator, encoding MAMTLRLTADEDHALVLLASAWGCSKQEAARRAVVTAASRLLDDAAITALARKHVSAYAATEARIRQARGNEGA